In Oncorhynchus mykiss isolate Arlee chromosome 1, USDA_OmykA_1.1, whole genome shotgun sequence, the following proteins share a genomic window:
- the LOC110535719 gene encoding DNA methyltransferase 1-associated protein 1 isoform X1 — translation MAAGADVRDILELAGGDNDGPISKKDFINSEKKKAKKTTETLTFKRPEGMHREVYALLYSDKNRDAPPLLPSDTTQGYRTVKAKLGCKRVRPWKWMPFTNPARRDGAVFHHWRRMAEEGKDYPFARFNKAVQVPVYSEQEYQMYLHDDGWTKAETDHLFDLCKRFDLRFIVVHDRYDHQQYRKRSTEDLKERYYNICGKLTKVRAATGTEPKMYVFDAGHERRRKEQLERLFNRTPDQVAEEEYLMQELRKMESRKKDREKKAQDLQKLITAADTNTEMRRAERKATKKKLPLKREMEKPTVPETAGIKFPDFKSAGVTLRSQRMKLPSSVGQKKIKAIDQILTEREVDLNPMPTEEIVQMFNELRSDLVLVYELKQAHGNCEYEQQMLRHRYEALLKAGGGGGVPVGPPGGGGLEAPGGPEVPAWPGPDDIKGEAKEQIIDVVGAPLTPNSRKRRESASSSSSIKKVKKP, via the exons CGTTGACCTTCAAGAGACCAGAGGGGATGCACAGAGAGGTGTACGCCTTGCTCTACTCAGACAAGAA CAGAGATGCTCCCCCCCTGCTGCCCAGTGACACTACTCAGGGCTACCGGACAGTGAAGGCCAAGTTGGGCTGTAAGCGGGTGCGACCCTGGAAATGGATGCCCTTCACCAACCCAGCCCGACGAGACGGAGCCGTCTTCCACCACTGGAGACGCATGGCAGAGGAAGGCAAGGACTACCCCTTCGCCCGCTTCAATAAG GCAGTGCAGGTGCCAGTGTACTCGGAGCAGGAGTACCAGATGTATCTCCATGATGACGGCTGGACCAAGGCGGAGACGGACCACCTGTTTGACCTGTGCAAGCGCTTTGACCTGCGCTTCATCGTCGTCCACGACCGCTACGACCATCAGCAATACAGA AAACGTTCAACGGAGGACCTGAAGGAACGTTACTACAACATTTGCGGTAAGCTGACCAAGGTCCGCGCTGCAACAGGGACAGAGCCCAAGATGTACGTATTTGACGCGGGTCACGAGAGGCGCAGGAAAGAGCAGCTGGAGAGATTATTCAACCGCACGCCTGATCAG GTGGCAGAAGAGGAGTATCTGATGCAGGAGCTGAGGAAGATGGAGAGCAGGAAGAAGGATCGTGAGAAGAAGGCCCAGGACCTGCAGAAGCTCATCACAGCAGCAGACACCAACACAGAGATGAGACGTGCCGAGCGCAAGGCCACCAAGAAGAAGCTCCCGCTGAAACGAGAGATGGAGAAACCG ACTGTTCCTGAGACGGCAGGCATCAAATTCCCTGACTTCAAATCAGCTGGAGTCACGCTGCGCAGCCAGAGG ATGAAGCTGCCGAGCTCGGTAGGCCAGAAGAAGATCAAGGCCATTGACCAGATCCTGACAGAGAGGGAAGTGG ACCTGAACCCCATGCCCACAGAGGAGATAGTCCAGATGTTCAACGAGCTGCGCAGTGACCTGGTGCTGGTCTATGAGCTGAAGCAGGCCCACGGTAACTGTGAGTACGAACAACAGATGCTACGCCACCGCTACGAGGCCCTGCTGAaggctggaggaggagggggggtccCCGTCGGGCccccaggaggaggaggactagAGGCCCCTGGGGGCCCCGAGGTCCCCGCCTGGCCCGGCCCAGACGACATCAAGGGCGAGGCCAAGGAGCAGATCATCGATGTGGTGGGAGCTCCGCTCACCCCCAACTCA CGTAAACGCAGAGAATCCGCATCCAGCTCCTCGTCCATCAAGAAGGTGAAGAAGCCGTAA
- the LOC110535719 gene encoding DNA methyltransferase 1-associated protein 1 isoform X2, whose amino-acid sequence MAAGADVRDILELAGGDNDGPISKKDFINSEKKKAKKTTETLTFKRPEGMHREVYALLYSDKKDAPPLLPSDTTQGYRTVKAKLGCKRVRPWKWMPFTNPARRDGAVFHHWRRMAEEGKDYPFARFNKAVQVPVYSEQEYQMYLHDDGWTKAETDHLFDLCKRFDLRFIVVHDRYDHQQYRKRSTEDLKERYYNICGKLTKVRAATGTEPKMYVFDAGHERRRKEQLERLFNRTPDQVAEEEYLMQELRKMESRKKDREKKAQDLQKLITAADTNTEMRRAERKATKKKLPLKREMEKPTVPETAGIKFPDFKSAGVTLRSQRMKLPSSVGQKKIKAIDQILTEREVDLNPMPTEEIVQMFNELRSDLVLVYELKQAHGNCEYEQQMLRHRYEALLKAGGGGGVPVGPPGGGGLEAPGGPEVPAWPGPDDIKGEAKEQIIDVVGAPLTPNSRKRRESASSSSSIKKVKKP is encoded by the exons CGTTGACCTTCAAGAGACCAGAGGGGATGCACAGAGAGGTGTACGCCTTGCTCTACTCAGACAAGAA AGATGCTCCCCCCCTGCTGCCCAGTGACACTACTCAGGGCTACCGGACAGTGAAGGCCAAGTTGGGCTGTAAGCGGGTGCGACCCTGGAAATGGATGCCCTTCACCAACCCAGCCCGACGAGACGGAGCCGTCTTCCACCACTGGAGACGCATGGCAGAGGAAGGCAAGGACTACCCCTTCGCCCGCTTCAATAAG GCAGTGCAGGTGCCAGTGTACTCGGAGCAGGAGTACCAGATGTATCTCCATGATGACGGCTGGACCAAGGCGGAGACGGACCACCTGTTTGACCTGTGCAAGCGCTTTGACCTGCGCTTCATCGTCGTCCACGACCGCTACGACCATCAGCAATACAGA AAACGTTCAACGGAGGACCTGAAGGAACGTTACTACAACATTTGCGGTAAGCTGACCAAGGTCCGCGCTGCAACAGGGACAGAGCCCAAGATGTACGTATTTGACGCGGGTCACGAGAGGCGCAGGAAAGAGCAGCTGGAGAGATTATTCAACCGCACGCCTGATCAG GTGGCAGAAGAGGAGTATCTGATGCAGGAGCTGAGGAAGATGGAGAGCAGGAAGAAGGATCGTGAGAAGAAGGCCCAGGACCTGCAGAAGCTCATCACAGCAGCAGACACCAACACAGAGATGAGACGTGCCGAGCGCAAGGCCACCAAGAAGAAGCTCCCGCTGAAACGAGAGATGGAGAAACCG ACTGTTCCTGAGACGGCAGGCATCAAATTCCCTGACTTCAAATCAGCTGGAGTCACGCTGCGCAGCCAGAGG ATGAAGCTGCCGAGCTCGGTAGGCCAGAAGAAGATCAAGGCCATTGACCAGATCCTGACAGAGAGGGAAGTGG ACCTGAACCCCATGCCCACAGAGGAGATAGTCCAGATGTTCAACGAGCTGCGCAGTGACCTGGTGCTGGTCTATGAGCTGAAGCAGGCCCACGGTAACTGTGAGTACGAACAACAGATGCTACGCCACCGCTACGAGGCCCTGCTGAaggctggaggaggagggggggtccCCGTCGGGCccccaggaggaggaggactagAGGCCCCTGGGGGCCCCGAGGTCCCCGCCTGGCCCGGCCCAGACGACATCAAGGGCGAGGCCAAGGAGCAGATCATCGATGTGGTGGGAGCTCCGCTCACCCCCAACTCA CGTAAACGCAGAGAATCCGCATCCAGCTCCTCGTCCATCAAGAAGGTGAAGAAGCCGTAA